The proteins below are encoded in one region of Methanofollis aquaemaris:
- a CDS encoding aldo/keto reductase: MQYRTVPKNGDKLSALGFGAMRLPTRMGRIDEGRAIKQIRSAIESGVNYLDTAYPYHGGESEKILGKALEDGYREQVKIADKLSPWLVNSREEMEQILDVQLRRLRTDHIDYYLLHMLDARSWKKLVDLDVFAFLEAARDAGKITNIGFSFHGDRKTFREIVDAYDWTMCQIQYNILDENLQAGREGLEYAASKKIAVMIMEPLRGGMLARDLPDEAQAIYDRPGLSRSPADWALRWIWDHPDVTIVLSGMNDERHIRENLLTCEDALPGSMSSAEHAVVDEVRAVYKRLIRVDCTGCAYCMPCPFGVDIPQCFHFYNQYHMTGNRIMTRGFYIGQVIGFDGDPSNASRCRSCGKCVGTCPQGIAIPDELKKVRRDLDGLATKLMTPLVKMVMKRRKE, translated from the coding sequence ATGCAGTACAGGACCGTACCGAAAAACGGCGACAAACTCTCCGCACTCGGCTTTGGCGCCATGCGTCTCCCGACACGGATGGGCCGGATCGACGAGGGGCGCGCGATCAAACAGATCAGGAGCGCCATCGAGAGCGGCGTCAACTATCTCGACACCGCCTACCCCTATCATGGCGGCGAGAGCGAGAAAATTCTGGGCAAGGCCCTCGAAGACGGGTACCGGGAACAGGTGAAGATCGCCGACAAACTTTCGCCCTGGCTCGTCAACTCGCGGGAAGAGATGGAGCAGATCCTGGACGTGCAACTCAGACGGCTCAGGACCGATCATATCGATTACTATCTCCTCCACATGCTCGATGCGCGGTCGTGGAAAAAACTGGTCGACCTGGACGTCTTCGCATTTCTGGAGGCGGCACGGGACGCAGGGAAGATCACCAACATCGGATTCTCCTTTCACGGCGACCGCAAGACCTTCAGGGAGATCGTCGACGCCTATGACTGGACAATGTGCCAGATCCAGTACAACATCCTCGACGAGAACCTCCAGGCCGGAAGAGAGGGACTGGAATATGCGGCGTCAAAAAAGATCGCCGTGATGATCATGGAACCCCTGCGGGGAGGGATGCTTGCCCGCGACCTGCCTGACGAGGCGCAGGCAATCTACGACCGCCCAGGGCTCTCCCGCTCCCCCGCAGACTGGGCGCTGCGATGGATCTGGGACCACCCCGACGTGACGATCGTCCTCTCGGGGATGAACGACGAACGCCACATCCGGGAGAACCTCCTGACCTGCGAAGACGCCCTGCCCGGTTCGATGAGCAGTGCCGAGCATGCCGTCGTCGACGAGGTGAGGGCCGTCTACAAACGGTTGATCCGGGTCGACTGCACCGGGTGTGCGTACTGCATGCCCTGCCCCTTCGGCGTCGACATCCCGCAGTGCTTCCACTTCTACAACCAGTATCACATGACCGGCAACCGGATCATGACGCGGGGATTTTACATCGGGCAGGTGATCGGGTTTGACGGCGATCCGTCCAACGCCTCGCGCTGCCGGAGTTGCGGGAAATGCGTCGGGACATGTCCGCAGGGGATCGCGATTCCCGACGAACTGAAGAAGGTCAGGCGAGACCTCGACGGTCTTGCTACAAAACTGATGACGCCGCTGGTGAAGATGGTGATGAAGCGGCGGAAAGAGTGA
- a CDS encoding 30S ribosomal protein S15, translating into MARMHARRRGKSGSVAPYRTEAPEWCGISGEEAVKVVIDLRKTGKSSSEIGFILRDKYGIPDIKLVAGKKIGEILEENGLGTDIPEDLRNLIVKALAMRKHLEENKKDLHNKRQLQLTESKVRRLVKYYRSSGKLAADWTYKPETAEILLSR; encoded by the coding sequence ATGGCACGAATGCATGCACGGCGGAGGGGTAAATCCGGATCGGTCGCTCCGTACCGCACCGAAGCACCAGAGTGGTGTGGGATCTCCGGGGAAGAGGCCGTGAAGGTCGTCATCGACCTCCGCAAGACGGGCAAATCCAGCAGCGAGATCGGGTTTATCCTCAGGGACAAGTACGGTATCCCCGACATCAAACTCGTAGCCGGTAAGAAGATCGGCGAGATCCTCGAAGAGAACGGGCTTGGCACCGACATCCCCGAGGACCTCAGGAACCTCATCGTCAAGGCGCTCGCGATGCGCAAGCACCTTGAGGAGAACAAGAAAGACCTGCACAACAAGCGGCAGCTCCAGCTCACCGAGTCCAAGGTGCGCCGTCTTGTGAAGTATTACCGGTCGAGCGGGAAACTCGCTGCGGACTGGACATACAAACCAGAGACTGCCGAAATCCTCCTCTCCAGATAA
- a CDS encoding DHH family phosphoesterase codes for MSIQAVAEEVADRILAADFIEVYAHHDADGIAAGAILCQAILRAGGRFRLRVRRTISADDIVHPESTLLCDLGAGLADLPESVMVVDHHVPHFEGAYHVNPRLAGIDGERELSASGTAYLVAQALGDHRDLVGLALIGIYGDRQEFTGKNREILNDGIANGYISPEKGLLLPGRGMREALETAIDPYIRGVSGRPETVTGILEHAVGEEEVAEDLLLSLLVLEAGGDVAPSVFSRLYGERYRLEREVVEDARTLAALVDGCGQEGRGGLAASVCLRSPGAVEEAFGVAQTHRRRVLAGVEGARPLDRSGRVYGVEDAGAASGVADCLAFDLKRDAPVAVLAPRDDTWQVSARCPPGVEADLEFILRDLAATLGGSGGGHRNRGGASIPADQVEAFRDEFIKAVAS; via the coding sequence ATGTCCATCCAGGCCGTTGCCGAAGAGGTTGCAGACCGGATCCTCGCCGCCGACTTCATCGAAGTCTACGCCCACCATGACGCCGACGGGATCGCCGCAGGGGCGATCCTCTGCCAGGCGATCCTCAGAGCGGGCGGGCGGTTCAGGCTGCGGGTGCGTCGGACCATCAGCGCGGACGACATCGTCCACCCTGAATCGACGCTCCTCTGCGACCTCGGCGCCGGCCTTGCCGACCTGCCCGAGAGCGTGATGGTCGTCGACCATCATGTCCCCCACTTCGAGGGGGCATATCACGTCAACCCGCGCCTCGCCGGCATCGACGGGGAACGGGAACTCTCGGCTTCAGGGACGGCATACCTGGTGGCACAGGCGCTCGGCGACCACCGCGACCTGGTCGGCCTCGCACTCATCGGGATCTACGGGGACAGACAGGAGTTCACCGGGAAAAATCGGGAGATCCTCAACGACGGGATCGCCAACGGCTACATCTCCCCGGAAAAAGGACTCCTTCTCCCCGGACGCGGGATGCGCGAGGCCCTCGAGACCGCCATCGACCCCTACATCAGAGGAGTGAGCGGGCGCCCCGAGACGGTGACCGGGATCCTCGAACACGCGGTCGGCGAGGAGGAGGTCGCCGAAGATCTCCTCCTCTCCCTGCTCGTGCTCGAGGCCGGCGGCGATGTCGCACCCTCGGTCTTTTCACGACTCTACGGCGAACGCTACCGGCTCGAACGCGAGGTCGTCGAAGACGCCCGCACCCTTGCCGCACTCGTCGACGGTTGCGGCCAGGAAGGCCGGGGCGGCCTCGCCGCCTCAGTCTGTCTCAGGTCGCCCGGCGCCGTCGAAGAGGCCTTCGGGGTGGCACAGACGCACCGGCGCCGGGTGCTTGCCGGCGTCGAGGGGGCCAGACCCCTCGACAGGAGCGGGCGAGTCTACGGCGTCGAGGACGCAGGTGCCGCGAGTGGCGTGGCCGACTGCCTGGCCTTCGACCTGAAGCGAGACGCCCCCGTGGCGGTCCTCGCCCCGCGAGACGACACATGGCAGGTCTCGGCACGCTGTCCGCCAGGAGTGGAGGCCGACCTGGAGTTCATCCTCCGCGACCTCGCCGCAACCCTGGGCGGGTCGGGCGGCGGTCACCGGAACCGGGGCGGTGCCTCGATTCCGGCCGACCAGGTCGAAGCGTTCAGAGACGAGTTCATCAAGGCGGTGGCCTCATGA
- a CDS encoding KEOPS complex subunit Pcc1: MIGIKGRITTESARSRCVAASLAPDNLTGMETRAQGPAVVTEVTGTHLRSVIASADDYLMNLAIAEEVCADVSEEP; the protein is encoded by the coding sequence ATGATCGGCATCAAGGGCCGGATCACCACCGAGAGCGCCAGAAGCAGATGCGTCGCGGCCTCTCTCGCCCCGGACAATCTCACCGGGATGGAGACCAGGGCACAGGGCCCGGCGGTCGTGACCGAGGTCACCGGCACCCACCTGCGCTCGGTGATCGCATCGGCGGACGATTATCTGATGAACCTCGCCATCGCCGAGGAGGTCTGTGCGGATGTCTCGGAAGAACCCTGA
- a CDS encoding 30S ribosomal protein S3ae, with the protein MAKRKQVGKRVEGWKAKSWYKVYGPEAFGKAYLGDTISADPEKVAGRVLQTTLGEISHDYGKQHIKMRFKINNVAGDAAYTEFVGHEITRDYMRGLVKRKTSRIDSIVLTNTKDGKKVRVTVTCFTINRAENSQIHAIRGTIMKNLLDTAAQNTFDEFSKMIVSGDLAKETFKAIKTIFPVRRVEVIKSRVETPVSFVA; encoded by the coding sequence ATGGCAAAGAGAAAACAGGTTGGAAAGCGGGTCGAGGGCTGGAAGGCCAAGTCCTGGTACAAGGTCTATGGCCCCGAAGCCTTCGGCAAGGCCTATCTCGGCGATACGATCTCCGCCGACCCCGAGAAAGTAGCGGGACGCGTGCTGCAGACCACGCTCGGCGAGATCTCTCACGACTACGGAAAGCAGCACATCAAGATGCGCTTTAAGATCAACAACGTGGCAGGTGACGCGGCATACACCGAGTTCGTCGGGCACGAGATCACCCGCGACTACATGCGCGGGCTGGTGAAGAGGAAGACCTCGCGGATCGACTCTATCGTCCTGACCAACACGAAGGACGGGAAGAAGGTACGGGTCACCGTCACCTGCTTCACCATCAACCGTGCCGAAAACAGTCAGATCCACGCGATCAGGGGGACGATCATGAAGAACCTCCTCGACACGGCGGCGCAGAACACCTTCGACGAGTTCTCCAAGATGATCGTCTCCGGCGATCTCGCCAAGGAAACCTTCAAGGCCATCAAGACCATCTTCCCGGTCCGCCGGGTCGAGGTCATCAAGAGCAGGGTCGAGACCCCGGTCTCGTTCGTGGCCTGA
- a CDS encoding polymer-forming cytoskeletal protein, with amino-acid sequence MYSFMENGVQNWLHQCSLPDGTELQEHTLKTERNMIIGDRCTIDYGLKGEDIIVCEFCTLNGSVIADGDVRIDNWCEINGDVIVAEDAYLGEGVKVHGRLIVQGDLDIGDNVQIDRGFEAKGWISIRNPMPVIVYLLLYVMTLLKMEDQNEIEDALSELFGDEDEEDQNEKAPLLIPSGSHLDMKVFSVPAAMSIGDGCRLHGNIRANSVDVGNGTTIFGSLRAHGTIGIGPETKVHGNVEGEDEVMIAEQVRILGDVVADSLVLHEEARVDGVIRAPQGVRIDRKAENNGDESSENSGIGQPELC; translated from the coding sequence ATGTACAGTTTCATGGAGAACGGAGTTCAGAACTGGCTCCACCAGTGTTCACTCCCTGACGGCACCGAACTCCAGGAGCACACCCTGAAGACCGAGAGGAACATGATCATCGGGGATCGGTGCACCATCGATTACGGGCTGAAAGGGGAGGACATTATCGTATGCGAGTTTTGCACGCTCAACGGGAGCGTTATTGCGGACGGAGACGTGCGGATCGATAACTGGTGTGAGATTAACGGAGATGTGATCGTGGCCGAGGACGCGTACCTCGGCGAGGGGGTTAAAGTCCACGGCAGACTGATCGTCCAGGGCGACCTCGACATCGGGGACAACGTGCAGATCGACCGCGGTTTCGAGGCGAAAGGATGGATCTCGATCCGCAACCCGATGCCGGTGATCGTCTACCTTCTTCTCTATGTGATGACCCTCCTCAAGATGGAGGACCAGAACGAGATCGAAGACGCCCTCTCTGAACTCTTTGGAGATGAAGACGAAGAAGACCAGAACGAAAAAGCACCCCTCCTCATCCCTTCAGGCTCGCACCTCGACATGAAGGTCTTCTCTGTCCCGGCGGCCATGAGCATCGGAGACGGGTGCCGTCTCCATGGAAACATCAGGGCCAATTCGGTGGATGTGGGGAACGGCACGACTATCTTTGGGAGCCTGAGGGCACACGGCACCATCGGGATCGGCCCCGAGACAAAGGTGCACGGAAATGTCGAGGGAGAAGACGAGGTCATGATTGCGGAACAGGTCCGCATCCTCGGCGATGTCGTCGCCGACTCCCTTGTCCTCCATGAGGAGGCGCGTGTCGACGGAGTCATCAGGGCGCCGCAAGGGGTGCGGATCGATCGAAAAGCGGAGAACAACGGCGATGAAAGCAGCGAAAATTCTGGAATTGGACAGCCTGAACTTTGTTGA
- a CDS encoding class I SAM-dependent methyltransferase — protein sequence MKAAKILELDSLNFVEGSFADLADPESALPILSCRPEEGRLLVDENEDLLAVAFKTGDDWIGASYLFHPPESEVIDLFDEIDAEMYQEKREVWAAAMREYYSTELLRTVSPTMEDIPPDRQDKIVDLVREVWEEKEGGVCLDCCCGSGVGAAALRSIGMRPLAYDHDPTLLALGLGEGRLLTDETACIDATDATVYFSPAPYGAVFMMGTIRSFDAEIWEAITAELLELSEETLITVATEEEIRLVAEWCRLAGRTTEVRENTRDPIYDRWVCLARRG from the coding sequence ATGAAAGCAGCGAAAATTCTGGAATTGGACAGCCTGAACTTTGTTGAAGGCTCTTTTGCGGATCTGGCGGACCCCGAATCGGCCCTGCCGATCCTCTCCTGTCGACCGGAGGAGGGGAGGCTCCTTGTCGACGAGAATGAGGATCTCCTGGCGGTCGCATTCAAAACCGGCGACGACTGGATCGGGGCGAGTTATCTCTTCCACCCGCCTGAGAGCGAGGTGATCGATCTCTTCGACGAGATCGATGCCGAGATGTATCAGGAGAAGCGGGAGGTCTGGGCGGCGGCGATGCGGGAGTATTACAGCACCGAACTGCTCCGCACGGTCAGCCCGACGATGGAGGATATCCCTCCCGACCGGCAGGACAAGATTGTGGATCTTGTCAGGGAGGTCTGGGAAGAAAAAGAGGGAGGGGTCTGCCTTGACTGTTGCTGCGGTTCGGGAGTCGGCGCGGCCGCGCTCAGGTCGATCGGGATGCGGCCGCTGGCCTACGATCACGACCCGACCCTGCTCGCCCTCGGGTTGGGGGAGGGGCGGCTCCTGACCGACGAGACGGCCTGCATCGACGCCACCGACGCGACGGTCTATTTCAGCCCGGCACCTTACGGGGCGGTCTTCATGATGGGGACGATCCGCTCCTTCGACGCCGAGATCTGGGAGGCGATCACCGCGGAACTGCTGGAACTCTCCGAAGAGACTCTCATCACCGTCGCCACCGAGGAAGAAATCAGACTCGTTGCAGAGTGGTGCCGTCTGGCGGGCAGGACGACCGAGGTCAGGGAGAACACGCGCGATCCCATCTACGATCGCTGGGTCTGCCTGGCGAGAAGAGGGTGA